CGTGGCGGCGCCGAATCACGTCGATAAAATACTCGCCCGCTCCAACATCGTCGCCGTGACGGATTTGACGCAAGGGTCGGCAGGCGAGCCGGCCGCACCGTTTACCGTCATTTCCGGCCAGCCGGAAACAGCCGGCAAGCATGATGTCGTATTCGGCGGCGGAAGCGACGGTTCGCTTGCGAATCTGTCGGCCTCCGATTTTATCGGCGAAGACCGAGGACCGGGCAAACGGACGGGGATCCAGGCGTTTATCGACAACGACGTCGTCAGCATCATGTCCGTTCCGGGCGTAACCGACCCGAACGTGCAGCTGTCGCTCGTGGCGCATTGCGAGAATCTCGGCAGCCGTTTTGCAGTCCTCGACATCCCGCGCGAGAAAACGAAAGTGGCCGACGTCATGACGCATCGCAACATTTTCGATTCCAGCTATTGCGCGATGTACAATCCTTGGGTGCAGGTATTCGATCCGCTCGATAAACGGAACATATTTATCCCGCCGTCCGGCACCGTGGCCGGCATTTATTCCCGTTCCGACCAGACCCGCGGCGTGCAGAAGGCGCCGGCGAACGAGGTGCTTCGCGGCGTTTCCGGGCTGGATGTGCAGTATAACAAGGGCGAGCAGGACATTCTGAATCCGGTCGGCGTCAACCTGATCCGCAACTTCGCGGGGCAGGGCACCCGGGTATGGGGCGCAAGGACCTGTTCGTCGAACGGACTCTGGAAATACGTCAACGTGCGGCGCCTGTTCATTTTTCTCGAGGAATCGATCAAGAACGGCACGAACTGGGTCGTCTTCGAGCCGAACAACGAACAGCTGTGGGCCCGCGTGCAGCGCACGATCGACGCGTTCCTGACGCGCGTATGGCGGGACGGAGCCCTGATGGGCAACAGCCCGTCGGAAGCGTTCTACATCAATATCGGCCGCGAAACGATGACGCAGGACGACATCGACAACGGCCGCCTGATCTGCGTGATCGGCGTCGCTCCGGTGAAGCCTGCCGAATTCGTCATCTTCCGCATTACGCAGAAGACGGGTTCCGAATAATCGCGCCGGGCTTTCCGGTAGACGATGCCGACGTTCATCCATTTTAACGGAAGGGGATTTCCATGCCAGGCGAACGCAATGATCCATACCGCAATTTTAGATTCCGCATCGAAGTCGAAGGCATTCAGCAGGCGGGCTTCAGCGAGGTGTCGGGCTTCGACGCGTCGCTCGACGTGATCGAATACCGTGAAGGCAACGAAGTGATTACGCCCCGCAAGCTCCCGGGACTCGCCAAATACGGCAACATTTCGCTGAAATGGGGCGCAACCGATTCGATGGACATGTACGACTGGATGCAGGACTGCATTCAGGGCACCATCGAGCGGAAAACGGTCACCATCGTCGCGATCGACGAGGAAGGCTCCGACGTGGCGACATGGCAGGTCATCGAAGCCTGGCCGGTCAAATATACGGCGCCCAGCTTCAACGGTACGGGAGCCGAGGTCGCCATCGAGCTGCTCGAGCTGGCGCACGAAGGAATGACCCGCACGGCTTAAAAGCTTCAACGCAGAAAAGCGGTATGCGAGAACAAGGGATGGCGGCGAGGCGGCATCAAGCCTTCCGGGCATCTCTTGTTTTCGGCGTTTTCCATTCCGCTCTTGGAATAATAGAATACATTCAATTGGATTGGCGGTGGAACAGGCATGGCGTTTCAAACCGAGTACGAATTCGAGCTGCCCCGCGGCTATGTGGACGACAGCGGGACGCTGCACAAGCGCGGCGTCATACGGCTGGCGACGGCGGCGGACGAAATTTTACCGATGCGCGATCCGCGCGTACAGCAAAATCCGGGTTATTTGACGCTCATTTTGCTCGCTCGCGTCATCACGCGTTTAGGCGATTTGAAGCATATCGATACGAAGGTGATCGAGAAGCTGTTTACGGCGGATTTGGCCTACCTGCAAAACGTGTACCGGCAGATCAATGACTTGGAAGCGCCGAAGGTGCAGGCCTTGTGTCCGAAATGCGAGCACGATTTCGAGGTGGACGTCGATTTTTTATCCGTAACGGAAAGCCTTTAACGGGCTATCCGATCGACAGATTGTACGAGGAAGCGGGCTTTATCGCCTATTATTTTCATTGGGCGCACGACGACATCATGAATATGGAGCACCGGGAGCGGCGCAGGTGGTGCGAGGAAATTTCGCGCATCAACCGGAAGCTGAACGATGAACCGGACAAGCAGAACGTATTCGACGTTTTTAACAAGAGGTGAAGGCTAGCATGAGTGCGCTGACGCAGCAGGACCCGATCGGAGGCGTGTTCCGCTTTTGGGTGGAGCTAGACGGCATGCTCGCGGGCGGTTTTACCGAGGTGAGCGGGCTGCAGACGGAGCTGGAATTTGAAGAATACCGCGAGGGCGGCGTCAACGGTTACGTTCACCGGCTGCCGAAGGCGTCGAAGTTTTCGCCGATCGTGCTGAAACGGGGTATGACGAGCTCGAGCGAGCTATGGGACTGGTATGCGCAGGCGATGGCGGGAACGATCGTCCGCAAAAGCGGCGCGATCATCCTGCAGCATTTCTCCGGCGACGAGCTGTGCAGGTGGAATTTCTTCGAGGCATACCCGGTAAAATGGAGTGGACCGGAGCTCAACGCTGCCTCCAGCGGCGTTGCGATCGAAACCGTCGAGCTGGTGCATAACGGCTTGAAGACGATTTTTAAAACGTAGCAGCTTCGCTCGGAGAGATGGACTTGGAAGATGCATGTCCGAGTAATTGAACAAACATTAATCATTAGTCGAACATGAAATCAACATAGGAACAGAAACGAACATGAAATCAACAATACGAACAGAAATACATGCGGCGGTCGCGCTTCATGGAAACGGCAAGGACTGCCGATAAACGGAAGGGGGGCGGCGAATGAACCGGAAGGGCAGCGGAACCCCGGGTGAGCAATCCGGCGAGGAGCCGGGACGGCTCGGCTCGGCGCGCCACGCCTTGTTCGCAATGGCAATCCGCGATAAATACCGGTTCGTCCGCCGCGACGGCCGGGAACGGCTTGCGCTGACACTGCGCGAGTCGCCTTACCGCGCCATGCCCCCTGCCGGCTCTATCGTATCCGTCATGCGGCAGGTACGGCTGCAGCTGCAGCTTCAACTGCTGGTTCCATTGCATCTGCAGCGAGAGCATCGGGAGCGGGAATGGCTGAGGCTTGTCGAACGTCTCGTCAGGCTGGCAGGAGAGCCTTCAGGGGAGTTTGTGGACCGGCCCGATCTGCACAGGGCGGCGTCAAGCCGTGCGAACGGTCGCGATGGCTGGCAGCGGGAAGCGGACTCTGGACGGAACGATCGGGTAACGCCTGCGCAATTAAGTTTTTCGGCACGGGGGAACGAATCCGGTTGGGCGGAAAGGCCCGGGACGCAAAATACCGGAGACGTCATGCCTTCCGGGAATGCCCGTGAGAAGCCGGATCCGGACAACGGTTCGTCGAGGGATGGCCGTGATGTTCGGAGCAGCCCGGGACAAAACGGGAATGGTTCCTTTGAACGCGGCAATGATCGTACAAAAGACAGACGAGCTGCCGGTACCGACCCTACAGGAGAGGACGATGCGCCGGATCGCGGAGCGGGCCGTTCTGCAAGCGCAGGAGGTTCAGGCGGCGCAGTTCAGCGCCGTATCGATCAGACCGCGGAGACGCGGCCCGGCCTTACGGCAAACATCGGTAGGCGAGTTTCTAACCTAGAGGCGCCGGAATTGGAAGCGGAAGATGCGGACCGGCTTGCTTCGACCGGCCGACGGTTTAATGAGGCTGAACCGGGCGGCCGTACATCCCGCGTTTTGAGGGAAGCGGCGGGAGCGTCCGCTGCAGGAGCCGGTTTGGCTTGGAAAAATCGTGTGGGGCGGGGCTCGTATTCGCAAGCAATATACAGCCGGCTTCGCCGATTTTTAGGAGAGACCGGCGAGCGGGCCGCAGCCTCGCCATCGCGGCTGGTATGGAGGCCGCCGGCGATGCCGGAGCGGAACCCGGCGAACGCTTTTATATGGCGCTTTACGACAACAAACGGGAACCGCTACGATGTTGTCTGGCAGGCTGACGCATTGCGCGCCGCTGCTTCCGCCCGTTTTTTGCGCGGAGCTGCTTCGTCTGGCAAGGGCTCGGACGCCCTTCGCGGATCAGCCTCTCGCAGACCTGAAGGCGTGCGGCGAAAGGCGGAATATGGCGATGCGGGGAGAAGCTCAGCTGATCCTAGTACAGTTTCCTCTGCATTACCGGCAGCCGGCCGGATGCGGCCGATTCAACCGAATGCAGCTCTAAGCCGCGTTTCTGCAGGGCAGCAGCCAAGAACGGAAGAGAGTCTCTCGTCATCCGATCAAACCGGAGTCAAGCTGGTGCTGAAGAGAGAG
This genomic window from Paenibacillus humicola contains:
- a CDS encoding phage tail sheath family protein; this encodes MAEYLSPGVYVEEFDSGAQPLEGASTSTAGFIGLAQRGAVEGLPQLITSIADFQRTFGTYLSENAFGSYRFLAYAVDQFFVNGGSRCFVMRVAPSDAKPAANITSEASVLAVQAKNPGTWGNQIRAAIVPSSKAKTQIYEVLGTPGESKRYRVKNSAGFNPGDVVAFDDGQDKQYGRVVSSQDNLIELEAALEGDVVDNQLLPSKVLTTCEFTMHIFYGDEAETFEKLSLNVAAPNHVDKILARSNIVAVTDLTQGSAGEPAAPFTVISGQPETAGKHDVVFGGGSDGSLANLSASDFIGEDRGPGKRTGIQAFIDNDVVSIMSVPGVTDPNVQLSLVAHCENLGSRFAVLDIPREKTKVADVMTHRNIFDSSYCAMYNPWVQVFDPLDKRNIFIPPSGTVAGIYSRSDQTRGVQKAPANEVLRGVSGLDVQYNKGEQDILNPVGVNLIRNFAGQGTRVWGARTCSSNGLWKYVNVRRLFIFLEESIKNGTNWVVFEPNNEQLWARVQRTIDAFLTRVWRDGALMGNSPSEAFYINIGRETMTQDDIDNGRLICVIGVAPVKPAEFVIFRITQKTGSE
- a CDS encoding phage tail protein; the encoded protein is MPGERNDPYRNFRFRIEVEGIQQAGFSEVSGFDASLDVIEYREGNEVITPRKLPGLAKYGNISLKWGATDSMDMYDWMQDCIQGTIERKTVTIVAIDEEGSDVATWQVIEAWPVKYTAPSFNGTGAEVAIELLELAHEGMTRTA
- a CDS encoding phage tail assembly protein, whose product is MAFQTEYEFELPRGYVDDSGTLHKRGVIRLATAADEILPMRDPRVQQNPGYLTLILLARVITRLGDLKHIDTKVIEKLFTADLAYLQNVYRQINDLEAPKVQALCPKCEHDFEVDVDFLSVTESL
- a CDS encoding DUF6760 family protein produces the protein MYEEAGFIAYYFHWAHDDIMNMEHRERRRWCEEISRINRKLNDEPDKQNVFDVFNKR
- a CDS encoding phage tail protein, translating into MSALTQQDPIGGVFRFWVELDGMLAGGFTEVSGLQTELEFEEYREGGVNGYVHRLPKASKFSPIVLKRGMTSSSELWDWYAQAMAGTIVRKSGAIILQHFSGDELCRWNFFEAYPVKWSGPELNAASSGVAIETVELVHNGLKTIFKT